A region from the Candidatus Persebacteraceae bacterium Df01 genome encodes:
- the miaA gene encoding tRNA (adenosine(37)-N6)-dimethylallyltransferase MiaA has translation MTLSALAIAGPTACGKSDIALQVATATNGEIVNVDSGSVYCDMDIGTAKPTPVMRAAVRHHLLDVCPPNESFDAGKFCRLATKAIRDIQARGKLPILTGGTMMYFRALTAGLHQLPPSPPAVRQAIQKDWHTMGAAAIYQRLKALDATTAARLALTDKQRITRALEIVTATGKPLSAWLADDKPVPQLDARFVLLIPSDRKQLRQRIATRLEKMFTGGLVEETQQLIERWKLLPTAPPLRLAGYCQAAAFLRGEINNNTMRDKAYYATCQLAKRQLTWLRHWPNTPTTVDPFSGCASARLMQLTTTITKTPKT, from the coding sequence ATGACGTTGTCGGCACTGGCAATCGCCGGTCCTACTGCTTGCGGGAAAAGCGACATAGCGCTGCAAGTGGCTACAGCAACAAACGGAGAAATCGTCAACGTTGATTCAGGATCTGTCTATTGCGATATGGATATTGGTACTGCCAAACCAACACCAGTAATGCGCGCTGCTGTGCGACACCATTTGCTAGATGTCTGTCCACCAAATGAATCGTTTGATGCCGGAAAATTTTGTCGTTTAGCTACCAAAGCAATTCGTGACATTCAAGCACGCGGGAAATTGCCGATTTTGACTGGCGGTACGATGATGTATTTTCGTGCATTAACTGCAGGACTGCATCAATTGCCACCCTCCCCTCCAGCAGTACGCCAAGCAATACAAAAAGATTGGCACACGATGGGAGCTGCAGCTATATACCAGCGTCTGAAGGCACTAGATGCGACAACAGCGGCACGGTTGGCACTAACGGATAAGCAGCGCATCACACGAGCGCTGGAGATTGTTACCGCCACCGGCAAGCCACTATCAGCGTGGTTAGCCGATGATAAACCAGTGCCGCAGTTAGATGCGCGATTTGTTTTACTCATTCCATCCGACCGCAAACAATTGCGCCAGCGTATTGCTACGAGGCTAGAGAAAATGTTCACTGGGGGGTTAGTAGAAGAAACGCAGCAATTAATTGAACGCTGGAAGTTATTACCAACAGCACCGCCACTGCGTTTAGCAGGATATTGCCAAGCAGCAGCTTTTTTACGTGGGGAAATAAATAACAACACCATGCGCGACAAGGCATATTACGCCACCTGCCAATTAGCAAAACGTCAATTAACTTGGCTACGGCACTGGCCAAATACGCCGACAACAGTAGACCCTTTTTCTGGCTGCGCATCGGCGCGCTTGATGCAACTGACAACAACAATTACGAAAACACCAAAAACCTAA
- the mutL gene encoding DNA mismatch repair endonuclease MutL — translation MKQRIKQLSPEVANQVAAGEVIERPAAALKELIENSLDADATSIEIIIVGGGADMLEVQDDGIGIVVDDLPRTLFRHATSKIETVEDFLSINTYGFRGEALASLAAVSDFSIASRAADDDHGYIFSPAIVSPRPQPMAVGTIVTARGLFANLPARRRFLRTASTEGAHCANTAIIAALAAYTTAFKVTSNGRERLNLPVATDGGERLEKLFPRLQGYTLPVHDAASALTLNGHVFSPTLGATGKSIGQFLYVNGRFVRDRLLRRAVSDALRSMSHDGEPGYALFLTLPTEAVDVNTHPAKLEVRFIEPRAVFEFVRRAVDKALAIPLGVPLSAPNNNSRATTITQSATPFSTASTLSTTRLPTTPQPQAGSNKEAVEAWRRMFNEAKIAAPALPTTALFGEEPLGRALGQLHNIYIIAENNNGLVVVDMHAAHERILYEDLKTAYDNGKLIMQPLLAPVCVPLSPVQAATLAEFAGELVGITATPTDNDDGNVSAVASIIAGRADPATLLVEMLDAVSQDTAAGETRSARDSILSSAACHAAVRANHHLNIDEMNALLRRMEITERSGSCNHGRPCWQQIERGYFDRIFRRGQ, via the coding sequence ATGAAACAGCGAATTAAACAACTCTCTCCAGAAGTTGCCAACCAAGTAGCAGCGGGCGAAGTAATCGAACGGCCAGCAGCAGCACTTAAAGAATTAATAGAAAACTCTCTGGATGCCGATGCCACATCGATAGAAATTATCATTGTCGGCGGCGGTGCCGATATGCTGGAAGTGCAAGACGACGGCATCGGAATTGTTGTGGATGACCTACCGCGCACGCTATTTCGCCACGCCACCAGCAAAATTGAAACAGTAGAGGATTTTTTATCCATTAATACTTACGGTTTTCGTGGAGAAGCGCTGGCGAGTCTTGCCGCTGTATCAGATTTTTCCATCGCGAGCCGTGCCGCCGATGACGATCATGGGTATATTTTTTCGCCAGCTATAGTATCTCCCCGACCGCAACCAATGGCTGTTGGCACAATCGTCACCGCTCGAGGATTATTCGCCAATTTGCCGGCGCGACGTCGTTTTTTGCGCACTGCCAGCACCGAAGGTGCGCACTGCGCCAATACTGCCATCATTGCTGCGCTAGCAGCATATACAACTGCATTTAAAGTGACGAGCAATGGTCGTGAACGCCTGAATTTACCAGTGGCAACTGACGGCGGAGAAAGATTAGAAAAATTATTTCCACGGTTACAAGGGTATACGCTACCAGTACACGATGCTGCTAGCGCGTTAACGCTGAATGGACATGTTTTTTCACCAACACTTGGTGCAACTGGAAAAAGTATTGGTCAATTTTTATATGTTAACGGGCGTTTTGTACGCGACCGACTTCTACGGCGTGCCGTTTCCGATGCCTTGCGCAGCATGTCGCACGATGGTGAACCGGGATACGCACTGTTTCTAACCTTGCCGACCGAAGCGGTGGATGTCAATACGCATCCCGCTAAATTAGAAGTTCGCTTTATTGAGCCACGTGCAGTTTTTGAATTCGTTCGCCGTGCTGTTGATAAAGCTCTCGCTATACCACTGGGAGTACCACTAAGTGCTCCAAATAATAATTCGCGGGCCACGACGATAACGCAGTCCGCTACACCATTTTCTACCGCTTCCACTCTCTCCACAACGCGCTTGCCAACTACACCACAACCGCAAGCAGGCAGCAATAAAGAAGCTGTAGAAGCTTGGCGACGTATGTTTAACGAAGCGAAAATAGCAGCGCCGGCACTACCCACCACGGCACTGTTTGGAGAAGAACCGCTGGGACGAGCACTAGGACAATTGCACAACATTTATATCATCGCCGAAAATAACAACGGCTTAGTCGTGGTGGACATGCACGCCGCGCACGAACGCATTTTGTATGAAGACTTAAAAACCGCTTATGACAATGGCAAACTTATAATGCAGCCATTATTGGCGCCAGTATGTGTGCCACTCTCACCAGTGCAAGCGGCAACACTAGCCGAATTTGCTGGAGAATTGGTAGGCATCACGGCAACACCGACTGACAACGACGACGGTAACGTCTCGGCGGTGGCGTCCATTATCGCTGGGCGCGCCGACCCTGCAACGCTATTGGTAGAAATGCTTGATGCTGTCTCCCAAGATACTGCCGCAGGAGAAACTCGTTCGGCACGCGACAGCATTTTGTCTTCGGCGGCCTGCCACGCTGCGGTACGCGCCAACCACCATCTAAATATAGACGAAATGAATGCACTACTACGACGCATGGAAATAACAGAACGTTCCGGCTCCTGTAATCACGGCCGTCCTTGCTGGCAACAAATTGAACGCGGTTATTTTGACCGCATTTTTCGCCGCGGGCAATGA
- the frr gene encoding ribosome recycling factor, whose protein sequence is MSVEDDIKKRMQKTLDALRTDLAKMRSGRAHLGLLDAVVVSCYGAEMPLAQTATVTVADARTLMVSPWDQSNAAAIEKAIRDSDLGVNPASGGSGIRVTLPLLSEERRHDMVKIISREGETARIAVRNIRRDALADIKSQVKESALSEDEGRRLEQLMQKITDASISEADAMIEEKKQELMTV, encoded by the coding sequence ATGAGCGTGGAAGACGATATTAAGAAACGCATGCAAAAAACATTGGACGCCTTGCGCACCGATTTGGCAAAAATGCGCAGTGGTCGAGCACATTTGGGATTGTTGGATGCCGTTGTCGTTTCCTGCTACGGTGCGGAAATGCCGCTTGCACAAACAGCAACCGTGACCGTGGCCGATGCGCGTACACTGATGGTATCGCCATGGGACCAAAGCAACGCTGCTGCTATTGAAAAAGCCATTCGTGATTCAGACTTGGGAGTTAATCCCGCATCTGGCGGTTCTGGTATTCGCGTTACGTTACCACTGTTGTCGGAAGAACGCCGCCACGACATGGTCAAAATTATCAGCCGCGAAGGTGAAACTGCCCGCATTGCCGTGCGTAATATCCGCCGTGACGCACTGGCGGATATTAAATCTCAAGTTAAAGAAAGCGCATTAAGCGAAGATGAGGGCAGACGGTTAGAGCAATTAATGCAAAAAATAACTGACGCCAGCATTAGCGAGGCTGATGCCATGATTGAAGAAAAGAAACAAGAATTAATGACCGTCTAA
- the uppS gene encoding polyprenyl diphosphate synthase — protein sequence MGTPLDSSAAALRHIAVIMDGNGRWAKQRHLPRYEGHRRGLQVARAMVRACAERHIPYLTLFAFSSENWRRPAVEINALLTLFGEAATLLSEEMVNNGVRVVFIGERTRFPVKLQRTMTNMETVTAGGKTLNLTIAVSYSGRWDIVQAAAAIASNGGDFTEDNFNLHLATTDAPPVDLLIRTGNEQRISNFMLWQAAYAELYFSEKLWPDFEKTDFYSAIDDFSGRERRFGDVGKAC from the coding sequence GTGGGTACACCACTTGACAGTTCTGCTGCCGCATTACGACATATCGCGGTCATTATGGACGGCAATGGACGTTGGGCAAAACAACGCCACCTGCCACGTTACGAAGGACATCGTCGCGGCTTGCAAGTTGCTCGAGCTATGGTGCGAGCTTGTGCCGAACGTCACATTCCTTACCTCACCTTGTTTGCATTTAGCAGTGAAAACTGGCGGCGACCAGCCGTGGAAATTAACGCACTGCTAACCTTATTTGGTGAGGCTGCTACATTATTAAGTGAAGAAATGGTAAACAATGGCGTGCGCGTAGTATTTATTGGTGAGCGGACACGGTTTCCCGTCAAATTACAACGCACCATGACGAATATGGAAACCGTAACCGCCGGAGGCAAAACGTTAAATTTGACGATTGCGGTCAGTTATAGCGGTCGCTGGGATATTGTCCAAGCAGCGGCGGCTATCGCCAGTAACGGTGGTGATTTCACCGAAGATAATTTCAACCTTCACCTTGCCACCACCGATGCACCACCCGTGGATTTGCTAATTCGCACCGGCAATGAACAGCGAATTAGCAATTTCATGTTGTGGCAAGCTGCTTATGCCGAACTATATTTTTCGGAAAAACTGTGGCCCGACTTTGAAAAAACTGATTTTTATTCGGCGATAG
- a CDS encoding N-acetylmuramoyl-L-alanine amidase has translation MFTRLLLLITALSLALPTVANNLQARFWPNAEKARLVIETQAAVEYKILSLNNPPRLVLDVSDKRHDANELNQVSLRDAAYLKKIHTARYTTDTLRFVFTLAESVQYEVRAVEPIGGYQHRLIFDIIPKNHPDPLLALIQSLEATETKTPPFRLVIDPGHGGEDPGAVSPNQHYEKDTVLAIARQLRDEINRRPGMQAFLSRDKDRFLPLAQRVLVAHRLQADAFLSLHADSVKSPKARGSSVFVLSQKGASSTLAKRLAQNANLSDLIGGTTNDPQINAALLAFSKDGKKRASLRLAKAVLKEIGQINTLHKKNVESAGFAVLKSPAIPSILVETAFISNPQEEKKLLSKSFQKQMATAIANGVEKYKTLYHVPDL, from the coding sequence ATGTTTACGCGCCTTCTCCTCTTAATAACCGCGCTATCGCTGGCATTACCGACGGTAGCAAACAATTTACAGGCACGCTTTTGGCCAAATGCAGAAAAGGCGCGATTAGTTATTGAAACGCAGGCGGCAGTGGAATACAAAATTCTCAGTCTCAACAACCCGCCACGGCTAGTGCTAGATGTAAGCGACAAACGCCATGATGCCAATGAATTAAATCAGGTTAGCCTGCGCGACGCCGCTTATTTGAAAAAAATTCACACGGCCCGCTATACGACTGACACACTGCGCTTTGTATTCACGCTGGCAGAATCAGTGCAATATGAAGTGCGTGCCGTAGAACCAATAGGTGGTTATCAGCACCGATTGATTTTTGATATTATTCCAAAAAACCATCCCGACCCGCTGCTGGCGTTAATTCAATCACTGGAGGCTACGGAAACTAAAACTCCGCCCTTTCGCTTAGTGATTGATCCTGGACATGGCGGTGAAGACCCCGGCGCCGTAAGCCCCAATCAGCATTACGAAAAAGACACCGTATTAGCCATTGCCCGCCAACTACGAGATGAAATTAACCGTCGCCCCGGTATGCAAGCTTTTCTCTCACGCGACAAAGATCGCTTTTTACCACTAGCACAGCGAGTGCTGGTCGCCCATCGCTTGCAGGCCGACGCTTTCTTGTCATTACACGCCGACTCCGTCAAATCACCTAAAGCGCGCGGCTCCTCCGTCTTTGTGCTATCGCAGAAAGGAGCCAGTTCAACACTGGCCAAGCGACTAGCACAAAATGCAAATTTATCCGACCTCATCGGCGGCACCACAAATGATCCACAAATCAATGCCGCCCTGCTGGCGTTTTCCAAAGACGGCAAGAAACGTGCTTCGCTACGGCTAGCAAAAGCAGTATTAAAAGAAATTGGTCAGATTAATACACTGCACAAAAAAAATGTTGAGTCGGCAGGCTTTGCGGTTCTCAAATCACCCGCTATTCCCTCAATTTTGGTGGAAACGGCTTTTATTAGCAATCCGCAAGAGGAAAAAAAATTGCTTAGCAAATCATTTCAAAAACAAATGGCTACCGCTATTGCCAATGGTGTAGAAAAATACAAAACCCTATATCATGTGCCAGATTTATGA
- a CDS encoding NAD+ synthase, translated as MQTPTVLMVQQDFAVGDLTGNQKTLLASAHRAHQAGAAVLLSPELSLTGYCPEDMLHDSSFLADTKRALQELIAVAPPISIIVGLPWQENGKLFNAAALIQNGRLTGVYKKRNLPNYSVFDERRYFDSDSASKPLVFSVDECTFAIQICADIWASSMAEQAAQVRAAGVNNTLVLNGSPFYLGKLAVRVQEAKNFAAAANCGVFYCNCVGGQDELIFDGASFAINAGGKMLAQFPIMKAHEGSTGDFFPVQSDEEMLYEAIVMGVRDYAAKTGFNGVLLGLSGGIDSALVAAVAADALGENNVLSVMMPSPFTSSASKEDATTIALNIGSELLNIPLEPLMESIDAALRPHLYARDNDVTMENVQARLRGQLLMALSNNRNLLLLTTGNKSELACGYATLYGDMCGGFAPLKDLNKTWVWRLARWRNQQKETIPQRVINRAPSAELRDNQTDQDSLPPYEKIDAAIAARMEKNATSADIARDFGDDFSAQFFRLLQNSEYKRRQAAPGPKLTPCAFGRDWRMPIANRYRHD; from the coding sequence ATGCAAACACCAACGGTGCTCATGGTGCAGCAAGACTTCGCGGTTGGGGATTTGACTGGCAACCAGAAAACATTGTTGGCATCCGCCCACCGTGCTCACCAAGCAGGAGCAGCCGTGCTACTGTCACCGGAATTATCACTAACCGGCTACTGCCCCGAAGACATGCTGCACGATTCTTCCTTTCTAGCGGACACCAAGCGCGCATTACAAGAACTTATTGCCGTTGCTCCACCCATTTCAATAATAGTGGGATTGCCTTGGCAGGAAAACGGAAAACTTTTTAATGCTGCGGCGTTAATTCAAAACGGCAGATTGACCGGCGTATACAAAAAACGTAATTTACCTAATTATTCGGTATTTGATGAGCGACGTTATTTTGACTCCGACAGTGCCAGTAAACCACTAGTATTTAGCGTTGACGAATGCACTTTTGCCATTCAAATATGTGCCGACATATGGGCATCATCAATGGCGGAACAAGCGGCGCAAGTACGTGCTGCTGGAGTCAATAATACGCTAGTACTCAATGGCTCGCCATTTTATCTAGGCAAGCTGGCAGTACGAGTGCAAGAGGCAAAAAACTTTGCAGCAGCAGCTAATTGTGGTGTGTTTTATTGCAATTGTGTTGGCGGGCAAGACGAACTAATTTTTGATGGCGCTTCTTTTGCCATTAATGCGGGGGGCAAGATGCTGGCACAGTTTCCTATAATGAAGGCGCATGAAGGTAGCACTGGCGATTTTTTTCCGGTACAGAGCGACGAAGAAATGCTGTATGAAGCAATTGTTATGGGAGTGCGCGACTATGCCGCCAAAACTGGATTTAACGGTGTACTATTGGGTTTGTCAGGGGGAATTGATTCTGCGTTGGTAGCAGCTGTCGCAGCAGATGCGCTAGGCGAAAATAATGTACTGTCAGTCATGATGCCCTCACCGTTTACTTCGTCAGCAAGCAAAGAAGATGCAACCACTATTGCTCTCAATATTGGTTCGGAATTATTAAATATTCCCCTTGAGCCATTAATGGAATCAATTGATGCCGCCTTGCGCCCGCATTTGTACGCTCGTGACAACGATGTGACAATGGAAAATGTACAGGCGCGGTTACGCGGTCAATTGTTGATGGCGCTGTCCAACAATCGCAACCTCTTGCTGTTAACCACCGGTAACAAAAGCGAACTAGCTTGTGGGTACGCTACATTGTACGGTGATATGTGCGGCGGTTTTGCTCCACTTAAAGATTTAAACAAAACGTGGGTATGGCGCCTAGCTCGCTGGCGCAATCAACAAAAAGAAACTATCCCACAACGAGTGATTAATCGGGCACCCAGTGCTGAACTTCGCGACAATCAAACCGACCAAGACTCGCTACCACCCTACGAAAAAATTGATGCGGCTATAGCTGCCCGGATGGAAAAGAATGCAACATCCGCAGACATTGCACGGGATTTTGGTGATGATTTTTCTGCACAATTTTTTCGCCTACTACAAAATAGTGAATATAAACGGCGTCAGGCAGCACCAGGGCCAAAACTCACACCGTGTGCCTTTGGTCGCGACTGGCGCATGCCGATTGCCAATCGCTATCGGCATGATTGA
- the nuoI gene encoding NADH-quinone oxidoreductase subunit NuoI, translated as MHIANKYSKKIKQYFSSLLLLDLCRGLTLTFRHLFRRKITVHFPEEKTPRSDRFRGLHALRRYPSGEERCIACKLCESVCPAMAIHIESDARDDGSRRTTRYDIDLTKCIFCGMCEEACPVDAIVETHVLEYHGERRGDLYYTKDMLLAIGDRYETEIAAARHNDSAYR; from the coding sequence ATGCACATTGCAAACAAGTATTCAAAGAAAATAAAGCAATATTTTTCCTCTCTGCTGCTGCTGGATTTGTGCCGCGGACTGACGTTGACATTCCGCCACTTGTTCCGCCGAAAAATTACCGTACACTTCCCCGAAGAAAAAACGCCACGTAGCGATCGCTTTCGCGGTCTGCACGCACTCCGTCGCTACCCGAGCGGCGAAGAACGCTGTATCGCCTGTAAGCTGTGCGAATCGGTCTGTCCAGCAATGGCCATTCATATTGAATCTGATGCGCGCGATGATGGCAGCCGTCGCACTACTCGTTACGACATTGACCTCACTAAATGCATTTTTTGTGGCATGTGTGAGGAAGCCTGCCCCGTTGACGCTATTGTGGAAACACATGTATTGGAATACCACGGTGAACGACGCGGTGATTTGTATTACACCAAAGACATGTTGCTGGCTATCGGCGATCGTTATGAAACCGAAATTGCTGCCGCCCGTCACAACGATTCTGCATACCGCTAA
- the tsaE gene encoding tRNA (adenosine(37)-N6)-threonylcarbamoyltransferase complex ATPase subunit type 1 TsaE gives MIEYITASPAQTAATAKKLAPLLPPPPFAIHLHGELGTGKTLWARALIQELGGIRAPSPSFALVFSYQLSALPVHHLDLFRLPQGTILPDDLWEILHDDALCLVEWPERAEDLPPPDVRLTLQTNKDETRRLFFCGDSEKGETCLRAFSS, from the coding sequence ATGATTGAATACATAACGGCTTCGCCGGCACAAACCGCCGCTACTGCCAAAAAATTGGCGCCTTTGTTGCCGCCGCCACCATTTGCCATTCATTTGCACGGCGAACTGGGCACAGGAAAAACATTGTGGGCACGCGCCTTAATTCAAGAATTAGGCGGAATACGGGCACCCAGTCCCAGTTTTGCGCTGGTTTTTTCGTACCAGCTGTCAGCACTACCCGTACATCATCTAGATTTATTTCGCTTACCGCAAGGCACTATTTTGCCCGACGATTTGTGGGAAATATTACACGATGACGCGCTGTGCTTGGTGGAATGGCCAGAACGAGCGGAGGACTTGCCGCCACCGGATGTACGATTGACTTTACAAACAAATAAAGATGAAACTCGGCGCCTGTTTTTTTGTGGCGACAGCGAAAAAGGAGAAACATGTTTACGCGCCTTCTCCTCTTAA